One stretch of Pseudomonas sp. NC02 DNA includes these proteins:
- a CDS encoding AraC family transcriptional regulator, protein MATNIDWLHRAPHASGLERIEAYFAGFGFDPHRHDTYAIGRTLFGVQSFHYRGGMTHSLPGRTMVIHPDEVHDGWAGSEEGFKYRMIYVEPALIQQVLGGKPLPFIPGGLSSDPWLYRASEVLLQSLDCPIDPLQEQDAMFDLAQALNNASGITVNRKTFDYRAAERAREFIHSALGRPITLDEMAEYANRDRWALSRDFRLLFGTSPYRYLTMRRLDLVRSLLGQGQSLVDAALTAGFTDQSHMTRQFRSTFGMPPSRWVKMLGR, encoded by the coding sequence ATGGCGACCAATATCGACTGGCTGCACCGCGCGCCCCACGCCAGTGGCCTGGAGCGTATCGAGGCGTATTTTGCCGGGTTTGGCTTCGACCCCCATCGCCACGACACCTATGCCATCGGCCGTACCCTGTTCGGTGTGCAGAGTTTTCACTATCGCGGCGGCATGACCCACAGCCTGCCGGGGCGGACCATGGTGATCCATCCCGATGAAGTGCATGACGGCTGGGCCGGCAGCGAGGAAGGTTTCAAATACCGGATGATTTACGTGGAGCCGGCGCTGATCCAGCAGGTGCTCGGCGGCAAGCCGTTACCGTTCATCCCCGGCGGATTGTCCAGCGACCCGTGGCTGTACCGCGCCAGTGAAGTGTTGCTGCAAAGCCTGGATTGCCCGATTGACCCGCTGCAGGAACAGGACGCGATGTTTGACTTGGCCCAGGCGCTGAATAACGCGTCGGGCATCACGGTCAATCGCAAGACCTTCGACTACCGGGCCGCCGAGCGCGCACGGGAATTTATCCACAGTGCCCTGGGCCGGCCGATTACCCTCGATGAAATGGCGGAATACGCCAACCGCGACCGCTGGGCGTTGTCGCGGGATTTTCGTTTGTTGTTCGGCACCAGCCCCTATCGCTACCTGACCATGCGCCGCCTGGACCTGGTGCGCAGCCTGCTGGGCCAGGGCCAGTCACTGGTGGATGCGGCACTGACCGCCGGCTTCACCGACCAGAGCCACATGACCCGCCAGTTCCGCAGCACTTTCGGCATGCCGCCGTCGCGCTGGGTGAAGATGCTCGGGCGCTGA
- a CDS encoding LysE family translocator has product MELFNPAYAAPLVSLALLWTVAVVTPGPNFFNTAQLAASCSRRHGVVASSGVATGTVMWGLAGGLGIKSLFTAAPMLYLAFKIIGGCYLIYLGLKLFRRSAPSMAQNLLPDEPRRSLFSAWRLGLLGNLSNPKAALFVATIFASTMPQSPSPTLLTLAVITMATLSFSWYSCVALVFSSERMANVYARSRKWLDRFAGGCYVLFGATLVANR; this is encoded by the coding sequence ATGGAATTGTTCAATCCGGCCTACGCGGCGCCTCTGGTCTCGCTGGCCCTGCTCTGGACCGTCGCGGTCGTCACGCCCGGCCCGAACTTCTTCAACACCGCGCAACTGGCCGCCAGTTGCTCGCGTCGCCACGGCGTGGTGGCGTCCTCGGGCGTGGCCACCGGCACCGTGATGTGGGGTCTGGCAGGCGGTTTGGGGATCAAGTCGCTGTTCACCGCAGCACCCATGTTGTACCTGGCGTTCAAGATCATCGGCGGCTGCTACCTGATTTACCTGGGGTTGAAACTGTTCCGGCGCTCGGCACCGTCGATGGCCCAGAACCTGTTGCCCGACGAACCTCGGCGTTCACTGTTCTCCGCCTGGCGCCTGGGTTTGCTGGGCAACCTGTCCAACCCCAAGGCGGCGCTGTTCGTCGCGACGATCTTTGCATCCACCATGCCGCAGTCACCGTCGCCGACGCTGCTGACCCTGGCCGTGATCACCATGGCGACCTTGTCATTCAGTTGGTACTCCTGCGTGGCGCTGGTGTTTTCCAGTGAGCGGATGGCCAACGTCTATGCCCGCTCGCGCAAGTGGCTGGACCGGTTTGCCGGTGGTTGTTATGTGCTGTTCGGGGCCACGCTGGTAGCGAATCGCTGA
- the ddlA gene encoding D-alanine--D-alanine ligase → MSKLRVGIIFGGRSAEHEVSLQSARNIVDALDRSRFEPILIGIDKAGHWHLNDTSGFLLNEENPALIALNQSNRELAVVPGKASQQLVETASQASLEHVDVIFPIVHGTLGEDGCLQGLLRMADLPFVGSDVLGSAVCMDKDISKRLLRDAGIAVTPFITLNRRNAARTTFEHAQQKLGLPMFVKPANQGSSVGVSKVGSEAEYHAAVELALGFDEKVLVESAVKGREIECAVLGNENPIASGCGEIVVRDGFYSYDSKYIDDQAAQVVVPADISVEASERIRALAIEAFETLGCAGLARVDVFLTDEGEVLINEINSLPGFTRISMYPKLWQAAGMSYSELVSRLIELALERHAGRKGLKISR, encoded by the coding sequence ATGAGCAAGCTGCGGGTAGGGATTATTTTTGGTGGCCGTTCGGCCGAGCACGAAGTGTCGCTGCAATCGGCGCGCAACATCGTCGATGCACTGGACCGTTCGCGCTTCGAGCCGATCCTGATCGGCATCGACAAGGCCGGCCACTGGCACCTCAACGACACCTCGGGCTTTCTGCTCAACGAAGAAAACCCGGCGCTGATCGCTCTCAATCAATCCAATCGTGAACTGGCCGTGGTGCCGGGCAAGGCCAGCCAACAACTGGTGGAAACCGCCAGCCAGGCCTCGTTGGAACATGTCGATGTGATCTTCCCGATCGTCCACGGCACCCTCGGCGAAGACGGCTGCCTGCAAGGCCTGCTGCGCATGGCCGACTTGCCGTTTGTCGGCTCCGACGTGCTGGGCTCGGCCGTGTGCATGGACAAGGACATCAGCAAACGCCTGCTGCGCGATGCCGGGATTGCCGTGACACCGTTCATTACCCTCAACCGCAGGAATGCGGCGCGTACCACCTTCGAACACGCCCAACAAAAACTCGGATTGCCGATGTTCGTGAAACCGGCGAACCAGGGTTCGTCCGTGGGCGTGAGCAAGGTGGGCAGCGAGGCTGAATATCATGCCGCCGTAGAACTGGCCCTCGGGTTTGATGAAAAGGTGCTGGTGGAGTCGGCGGTAAAAGGCCGGGAAATCGAATGCGCCGTGTTGGGTAACGAGAATCCCATCGCCAGCGGCTGTGGCGAGATCGTGGTGCGGGACGGGTTCTATTCCTACGACAGCAAATACATCGATGACCAGGCAGCCCAGGTGGTGGTGCCGGCGGACATCAGTGTTGAAGCCAGCGAGCGTATTCGTGCGTTGGCTATCGAAGCGTTTGAAACCCTGGGCTGTGCCGGGCTGGCGCGGGTGGATGTGTTTCTGACGGATGAGGGTGAGGTGCTGATCAACGAGATCAACTCGTTGCCGGGCTTTACGCGCATCAGCATGTACCCGAAATTATGGCAGGCGGCTGGCATGAGCTACAGCGAGCTGGTGAGCCGGTTGATCGAGCTGGCGCTGGAGCGGCATGCGGGGCGCAAGGGGTTGAAGATCAGCCGCTAA